The following are encoded together in the Magnetospirillum gryphiswaldense MSR-1 v2 genome:
- a CDS encoding prephenate dehydratase, whose product MTTASEPANSIAFQGLPGAYSHKACVAAYPAMAPLPCPTFEDAFAAVREGRARYAMIPIDNTLAGRVADVHHLLPYSGLNIIGEHFERINHHLLAPKGASLDTIKTVESHVHALGQCRNLIRQLGLTVIVGADTAGAASELAKSGDITKAAIASELAAEIYGLQSLKSNIEDAEHNTTRFVVLARDAVEPNPNLSNVTTFVFRVRNVPAALYKALGGFATNGVNITKLESYLVGGGFVAAQFYVDVEGHPAQRNLRLALEELEFFSHEVRILGVYPAHPVRATFKAPGE is encoded by the coding sequence ATGACCACAGCGTCCGAACCCGCCAATTCCATCGCCTTCCAGGGCTTGCCCGGCGCCTATTCGCACAAGGCCTGCGTCGCCGCCTATCCGGCCATGGCGCCGCTGCCGTGCCCCACCTTCGAGGACGCTTTCGCCGCCGTACGCGAAGGCCGGGCGCGCTATGCCATGATCCCCATCGACAACACCCTGGCCGGGCGGGTGGCGGACGTGCATCACCTGCTGCCCTATTCCGGCCTCAACATCATCGGCGAGCATTTCGAGCGCATCAACCACCACCTGCTGGCGCCCAAGGGGGCCAGCCTGGACACCATCAAGACGGTGGAAAGCCATGTGCACGCCCTGGGCCAGTGCCGCAACCTGATCCGCCAACTGGGATTGACGGTGATCGTCGGCGCCGATACCGCCGGCGCCGCCAGCGAGTTGGCCAAGTCGGGCGACATCACCAAGGCGGCCATCGCCTCGGAACTGGCGGCCGAGATCTACGGGTTGCAATCGCTCAAATCCAACATCGAGGACGCCGAGCATAACACCACCCGTTTCGTCGTCCTCGCCCGTGACGCGGTCGAGCCCAACCCCAATCTTTCCAACGTCACCACCTTCGTCTTCCGCGTACGCAACGTGCCGGCGGCGCTTTACAAGGCCTTGGGCGGTTTCGCCACCAACGGCGTCAACATCACCAAGCTGGAAAGCTATCTGGTCGGCGGTGGTTTCGTCGCCGCGCAATTCTATGTGGACGTGGAGGGCCATCCGGCCCAGCGCAATCTGCGTTTGGCGCTGGAGGAGCTGGAATTCTTCAGCCACGAAGTCCGCATCCTGGGCGTCTATCCGGCCCACCCGGTACGCGCCACCTTCAAGGCGCCGGGGGAATAG
- a CDS encoding nucleotidyltransferase family protein has product MSCRPTHAMVLAAGLGLRMRPITATLPKPLVPVAGRTMLDRALDHLDRAGVAHKVVNTHWLPEKIAAHLAGRTDITLSPEPELLETGGGVTQALPLLGTGPFYVVNSDIIWTDGGADSALSRLAQMWDDSRMDALLLLQRTATALGYDGAGDFFLSPDGIPRRRGNAPVAPLLFSGVQILSPRLFAEAPAGKFSLNVLYDRALEEGRLFGLVHDGRWYHVGTPEALPLVEQALDAEEPIQP; this is encoded by the coding sequence ATGAGTTGCCGCCCCACCCACGCCATGGTTCTGGCCGCCGGTCTGGGCCTGCGCATGCGCCCGATCACCGCGACCCTGCCCAAGCCGCTGGTGCCGGTGGCCGGTCGCACCATGCTGGACCGGGCGCTTGATCACCTGGACCGGGCGGGTGTGGCCCACAAGGTGGTCAACACCCACTGGCTGCCGGAAAAGATCGCCGCCCATCTGGCCGGTCGCACCGACATCACCCTGTCGCCCGAGCCCGAGTTGCTGGAAACCGGCGGCGGCGTCACCCAGGCCTTGCCGCTGTTGGGAACCGGACCGTTCTATGTGGTCAATTCCGACATCATCTGGACCGATGGCGGTGCCGACAGCGCGCTGTCCCGGCTGGCGCAGATGTGGGACGACAGCCGCATGGACGCGCTGCTGCTGCTGCAACGCACCGCCACCGCCTTGGGCTATGACGGTGCCGGCGACTTCTTTCTGTCGCCCGACGGCATCCCCCGTCGGCGCGGCAATGCCCCGGTGGCGCCTTTGTTGTTTTCCGGCGTGCAAATCCTGTCGCCGCGCTTGTTCGCCGAGGCGCCGGCTGGCAAATTCTCGTTGAACGTGCTGTACGACCGCGCCCTGGAAGAGGGCCGGCTGTTCGGTCTGGTCCATGACGGCCGCTGGTACCATGTGGGCACACCCGAGGCGCTGCCCCTGGTCGAGCAGGCCCTCGACGCCGAGGAACCCATCCAGCCATGA
- a CDS encoding TetR/AcrR family transcriptional regulator, with amino-acid sequence MNKPLTPRSAAKRAAMLDAAQVCFLDKGYANTSVDEVAARAGVSKATIYAHFASKDALFGAIICRRCDDQSEGMANLPVPEGQDAHAILTAIGLRLMTLFLSPEVMGIYRMVIAEAPRHPELAQTWYEAGPLRGKQRVGEVFEQMKAQGLLAYDAPTIRVVDMFISMLRGECFHRDMINLPANPIFSVDSTVKMAVDTMLRAYGPAIPPAP; translated from the coding sequence ATGAACAAGCCTCTCACCCCCCGATCGGCGGCCAAGCGCGCCGCCATGCTGGATGCCGCCCAGGTCTGTTTCCTGGACAAGGGCTACGCCAACACCAGCGTCGACGAGGTCGCCGCTCGCGCCGGCGTGTCCAAGGCGACCATCTACGCCCATTTCGCCAGCAAGGATGCCTTGTTCGGGGCGATCATCTGCCGCCGTTGCGACGACCAATCCGAGGGAATGGCCAATCTGCCCGTGCCCGAGGGCCAGGACGCCCATGCTATCCTGACCGCCATCGGCCTGCGGCTGATGACCTTGTTTCTCAGCCCCGAGGTCATGGGCATCTATCGCATGGTCATCGCCGAGGCGCCGCGTCATCCGGAACTGGCCCAAACCTGGTACGAGGCCGGGCCGTTGCGCGGCAAGCAGCGGGTGGGCGAGGTGTTCGAGCAGATGAAGGCGCAAGGGCTGCTGGCCTATGACGCCCCGACCATCCGGGTGGTCGACATGTTCATCAGCATGCTGCGGGGCGAATGTTTCCACCGCGACATGATCAACCTGCCGGCCAATCCCATCTTCAGCGTCGACAGCACGGTGAAAATGGCGGTGGACACCATGCTGCGGGCCTATGGCCCGGCTATTCCCCCGGCGCCTTGA
- the addA gene encoding double-strand break repair helicase AddA encodes MIVEASNRQRQAADPTASVWVAASAGTGKTKVLTDRVLNLLLAGNAPHKLLCLTFTKAAAAEMSNRINAKLATWAVADDASLDQTLTELLGRPPTPPETIRARRLFAQVLDAPGGMHMETIHAFCQSLLRRFPLEAGIAPHFQVMDDRDAGELLDEAKEEVLTHARHGADAHLAAALDQVTRHVHETGFPDLLAELAGDRGRLKRLLEREGGIDGAIQAMRTRLGLESGDTAETILAAACTDEACNAASLRQAVPILLNGAKTDQEKGTRLAAWLAAPETRAQGFAEYCLAVLTAKGEMRAKLVTNGLRDAHPWLEPALQTEAERLIRVNARLKAAQVAQCTAALTRLGHALLAAYEKRKQGRALMDYDDLILAARDLMARPGVAPWVLFKLDGGIDHVLIDEAQDTNPDQWAVVAALTGEFFAGLGARDSLRTVFAVGDIKQSIYSFQRADPQAFDDMRKLFARHVPAADRTWREVPLNLSFRSTRAVLDAVDAVFAGDGPGRDGVTDSDLDPRHLPFRQGQAGLVELWPPVIPRPADEIPAWKPPIERLRGDSPRTRLARLMAARIAAMIGAEILESENRPIRAGDVLVLLRRRGGFVEDLVRELKDLKVPVAGADRMVLTEQMAVMDLMALGNFLLLPEDDLTLATVLKGPLVGLSEDELFRLAWNRGEASLWDTLKRKAGSEAAFARAEDYLSPLLALADRLPPFALFAHVLGKLGGKQALLARLGPEAEDPLDEFMALSMTFERGHPPSLQGFLRWLESGGTEIKRDLEQGGRDAVRIMTVHGSKGLQAPIVFMPDTLQMPTQGPRLLWNGGPEDEILLWPPRAEMADDICESARAAQKLAREREYRRLLYVAMTRAGDRLYVCGWETLRAAPQGCWYNLIRTSLEPLAACVEDPFLAAAGETDDSTVLRLTCRQEHAVEAQTFAEAEALLPALPAWARLTAPPEPAPPRPLAPSQPEGEEPPARSPLSSDGAGRFKRGKLVHKLLQILPDLPRDRRAQAAIRFLKGTGGLETSAALAIANEVSDILDHTAFAPLFAPGSKAEVPIVGLIGESRALSGQVDRLVVTATEVLVADYKTNRRPPAINEAIPDLYVRQMAAYRLALACIYPHHRIRCALVWTDGPALREIEPAALDDALDSMVG; translated from the coding sequence ATGATCGTCGAAGCCAGCAATCGCCAGCGTCAGGCCGCCGATCCCACCGCTTCGGTGTGGGTGGCGGCGTCGGCGGGCACCGGCAAGACCAAGGTGCTGACCGACCGCGTGCTCAACCTGCTGCTGGCCGGTAACGCGCCGCACAAGCTTTTGTGCCTGACCTTCACCAAGGCCGCCGCCGCCGAGATGAGCAACCGCATCAACGCCAAGCTGGCCACCTGGGCGGTGGCCGACGATGCCAGCTTGGACCAGACCCTGACCGAATTGCTGGGCCGCCCGCCCACCCCGCCCGAAACCATCCGGGCGCGCCGTCTGTTCGCCCAGGTGCTGGATGCGCCCGGCGGCATGCATATGGAAACCATCCATGCCTTTTGCCAGTCGCTGCTGCGTCGCTTTCCACTGGAAGCCGGCATCGCGCCGCACTTCCAGGTCATGGACGACCGCGATGCCGGCGAATTGCTGGACGAAGCCAAGGAAGAGGTGCTGACCCACGCCCGCCACGGCGCCGATGCGCATCTGGCCGCCGCCCTCGATCAGGTCACCCGCCATGTGCACGAAACCGGCTTTCCCGACCTGCTGGCCGAGTTGGCCGGCGACCGGGGCCGGCTGAAACGCCTGCTTGAGCGCGAAGGCGGCATCGACGGCGCCATCCAGGCCATGCGCACCCGTCTGGGCTTGGAATCCGGCGATACCGCCGAAACCATCCTGGCCGCCGCCTGCACCGATGAAGCCTGCAACGCCGCCAGCTTGCGTCAGGCGGTGCCCATCTTGCTGAATGGCGCCAAGACCGACCAAGAGAAAGGCACACGGCTGGCCGCCTGGCTGGCCGCGCCCGAGACCCGGGCCCAAGGCTTCGCCGAGTATTGCCTCGCCGTCCTGACCGCCAAGGGCGAGATGCGGGCCAAGCTGGTGACCAATGGCTTGCGCGATGCCCATCCCTGGCTGGAACCGGCCTTGCAGACCGAGGCCGAACGGCTGATCCGCGTCAATGCCCGACTGAAAGCAGCCCAGGTGGCCCAATGCACCGCTGCCCTGACCCGCTTGGGCCATGCCTTGCTGGCCGCCTATGAAAAGCGCAAGCAGGGCCGCGCCCTGATGGATTATGACGATCTGATCCTGGCGGCGCGCGACCTGATGGCCCGGCCCGGCGTGGCGCCTTGGGTGCTGTTCAAGCTCGACGGCGGCATCGACCATGTGCTGATCGACGAGGCCCAGGACACCAACCCCGATCAATGGGCGGTGGTGGCGGCCTTGACCGGCGAGTTCTTCGCCGGGCTGGGGGCGCGGGACTCCTTGCGCACGGTGTTCGCGGTGGGCGACATCAAGCAAAGCATCTATTCGTTCCAGCGCGCCGATCCCCAGGCTTTCGACGACATGCGCAAGCTGTTCGCCCGCCATGTGCCGGCAGCCGATCGCACCTGGCGCGAAGTGCCGCTGAACCTGTCGTTCAGGTCCACCCGCGCCGTGCTCGACGCCGTGGATGCGGTGTTCGCCGGTGATGGGCCGGGCCGCGACGGCGTCACCGATAGCGACCTCGACCCGCGCCATCTGCCCTTTCGCCAGGGCCAAGCCGGTCTGGTGGAACTCTGGCCGCCGGTCATCCCCCGTCCCGCCGACGAAATCCCGGCATGGAAACCACCCATCGAGCGCCTGCGCGGCGATTCGCCCCGCACCCGATTGGCCCGGCTGATGGCCGCGCGCATCGCCGCCATGATCGGAGCGGAAATCCTGGAAAGCGAGAACCGCCCGATCCGCGCCGGCGACGTGCTGGTGCTGCTGCGTCGGCGCGGCGGCTTCGTCGAGGATCTGGTGCGCGAACTCAAGGATCTGAAGGTGCCGGTGGCAGGTGCCGACCGCATGGTGCTGACCGAGCAGATGGCGGTGATGGATCTGATGGCGCTGGGCAATTTCCTGCTGTTGCCCGAGGACGATCTGACCCTGGCCACCGTGCTCAAAGGCCCGCTGGTCGGCTTGAGCGAGGACGAATTGTTCCGCCTGGCCTGGAACCGGGGCGAGGCCAGCCTGTGGGACACCTTGAAACGCAAGGCCGGCAGCGAGGCCGCTTTTGCCCGGGCCGAGGATTATTTGTCGCCGCTTCTGGCCCTGGCCGACCGTCTGCCCCCCTTTGCCCTGTTCGCCCATGTGCTGGGGAAGTTAGGCGGCAAGCAGGCGCTGCTGGCCCGATTGGGGCCGGAAGCGGAAGACCCGTTGGATGAGTTCATGGCGCTGTCCATGACGTTTGAACGCGGCCATCCACCGTCGTTGCAAGGCTTCCTGCGCTGGCTGGAAAGCGGCGGCACCGAGATCAAGCGCGACCTGGAACAAGGCGGGCGCGACGCAGTCCGCATCATGACCGTGCATGGCTCGAAAGGCTTGCAGGCGCCCATCGTCTTCATGCCCGACACCTTGCAGATGCCGACACAAGGCCCCCGCCTGCTGTGGAACGGCGGACCCGAGGATGAAATCCTGCTGTGGCCGCCCCGGGCCGAGATGGCCGACGACATCTGCGAAAGCGCCCGTGCCGCCCAGAAACTGGCGCGTGAGCGTGAATACCGCCGCCTGCTTTATGTGGCCATGACCCGAGCCGGGGACCGGCTTTACGTCTGCGGCTGGGAGACCCTGCGGGCAGCGCCCCAGGGCTGCTGGTACAATCTGATCCGCACCAGCCTGGAACCGCTGGCCGCCTGCGTCGAAGACCCGTTCCTGGCGGCAGCCGGCGAAACCGACGATTCCACCGTCTTGCGCCTGACCTGCCGGCAGGAACACGCGGTCGAGGCCCAGACCTTTGCCGAAGCCGAAGCCCTGCTGCCCGCCTTGCCGGCCTGGGCCCGCCTGACAGCGCCGCCGGAACCGGCACCGCCGCGCCCGCTGGCCCCGTCGCAGCCCGAGGGCGAGGAACCGCCGGCCCGCTCGCCGTTGTCCAGCGACGGAGCGGGCCGCTTCAAGCGCGGCAAGCTGGTGCACAAATTGCTGCAAATCCTGCCCGATTTGCCCCGCGACCGCCGCGCCCAGGCGGCCATTCGCTTCCTCAAAGGCACCGGCGGGCTCGAGACCAGTGCAGCGCTGGCCATCGCCAACGAAGTCAGCGATATCCTCGACCACACGGCCTTTGCCCCGCTGTTCGCCCCCGGTTCGAAAGCCGAGGTGCCCATCGTCGGCCTGATCGGCGAAAGCCGCGCCCTGTCCGGGCAGGTGGACCGGCTGGTGGTCACCGCAACCGAAGTGCTGGTGGCTGATTACAAGACCAACCGCCGCCCGCCCGCCATCAACGAAGCGATCCCCGACCTTTATGTGCGGCAGATGGCCGCCTATCGCCTGGCCCTGGCCTGCATCTATCCGCACCACCGCATCCGCTGCGCCCTGGTGTGGACCGATGGCCCAGCTTTGCGGGAAATCGAGCCCGCCGCCCTGGACGATGCCCTGGACAGCATGGTGGGTTGA
- the tsaE gene encoding tRNA (adenosine(37)-N6)-threonylcarbamoyltransferase complex ATPase subunit type 1 TsaE — MERRIFELADEAATRRLGKMLAALARPGDVIMLHGTLGMGKSTLARSFIQTLTSTDEEVPSPTFTLVQMYEGANGDIWHFDLYRLDKPEDAFELGIEDAFADGISLIEWPDRLGRLAPRRRLEIHLHLGQHDTARRAELISHDQWNDRLGDLDL; from the coding sequence ATGGAAAGACGCATCTTCGAACTGGCCGACGAGGCCGCCACCCGCCGCCTGGGCAAAATGTTGGCCGCCCTGGCCCGCCCCGGCGACGTCATCATGCTGCACGGCACCTTGGGCATGGGCAAAAGCACGCTGGCGCGATCCTTCATCCAGACCCTGACCAGCACCGACGAGGAAGTGCCCAGCCCCACCTTCACCCTGGTGCAGATGTATGAAGGCGCAAACGGCGATATCTGGCATTTCGACCTCTATCGCCTGGACAAGCCGGAGGATGCCTTTGAACTGGGCATCGAGGACGCCTTCGCCGACGGCATCAGCCTGATCGAATGGCCCGACCGTCTGGGTCGGCTGGCGCCGCGCCGGCGGCTGGAAATCCACTTGCATCTGGGCCAGCACGATACCGCCCGCCGGGCGGAATTGATCTCGCACGACCAATGGAACGACCGCTTGGGAGACCTCGACCTATGA
- the addB gene encoding double-strand break repair protein AddB encodes MSDAAAGSVFTIAPGLPFVDVLAGHLLRQAGGDPLRLAECVVLLPNRRACRALRDAFLRLSGGQPLLLPRLKPIEPDQDDISDLDLLTPGGLDIPAAVPPIERHLILTRLVLQMGAGRGGLPPSPDQAARLARELGELLDSVHIEEVPFDRLDTLAPDEYAAHWQITIDFLKIVTTHWPALLGGRIDHQQWVNRVLDAQGALWRADPPDHPVVAAGSTGSRPASARLLATIAGLPHGQVVLPGLDLHMDAQSWEALDDSHPQFAHKHLLERLGLTRRQVLPLTPQPDPRAARSALLAEALRPAATCEAWRHLRDFPNALDGVALIDAPGPREEAGAIALALRQALETDTQTAALVTPDRDLARRVAAELERWDIAIDDSAGRPLMLTEPGAFLRLLAEAVADGFPPHATLALCKHPLAAAGLDPIRFRALTRRLETKEILRGPRPAPGLGGLRAACAGDARLIGWLDALESALAPFITLMAAESAPLADLLRAHMEAAEALAADHANPGPARLWRGEAGEALARFAGDLAEALATIGAMFTPLPPRFYPALFDELLSGRVVRPHWGRHPRLFIWGPMEARLQHADVMILAGLNEGTWPGKAEADPWMSRPMRKAFGLPAPERRIGQSAHDFAQAFAAPRVLLSRSSRSEGAPTVPSRWLMRLDAVMGARGLAFAHPQWEWLAWHALLDRAETRARIERPAPRPPIEARPRTVSVTEVETWMRDPYGLYAKKVLKLKALPEIDADPGAADYGSLVHEAVEQFLLAYPGALPDDAEAKLLAVGEAVFAQALERPGVWAFWWPRFRAVARWLATHEKKRRSELAAIHTEIKGSLEMEGPAGPFLLHARADRVDVLKDGSLALIDYKTGQPPSPKEVAAGYAPQLPLEAAIAHFGGFDGIAPAAVSQMLYWRLKGGAEGGEEKSAGADPKQLTDDALEGLYGLIAAFDDANTPYEARPHPDRAPKYSDYLHLARVKEWAVAGEEEGE; translated from the coding sequence ATGAGCGACGCGGCAGCCGGTTCGGTCTTCACCATCGCCCCCGGCCTGCCCTTCGTCGATGTGCTGGCCGGCCACCTGCTGCGTCAGGCCGGCGGCGACCCGCTGCGTCTGGCCGAATGCGTGGTGCTGCTGCCCAACCGCCGCGCCTGCCGGGCCTTGCGCGACGCCTTCCTGCGCCTGTCGGGCGGCCAACCCTTGCTGCTGCCGCGCCTGAAACCCATCGAGCCCGACCAGGACGATATTTCCGACCTCGACCTGCTGACCCCCGGCGGCCTGGACATCCCGGCGGCGGTGCCGCCCATCGAGCGCCACCTGATCCTGACCCGGCTGGTGTTGCAGATGGGAGCGGGACGCGGCGGCCTGCCGCCCAGCCCCGATCAGGCGGCACGGCTGGCGCGCGAATTGGGCGAGCTGCTGGACAGCGTCCATATCGAGGAAGTGCCCTTCGACCGCCTCGACACCCTGGCCCCCGACGAATACGCCGCCCATTGGCAGATCACCATCGACTTTCTGAAGATCGTCACCACCCACTGGCCGGCGCTGCTGGGTGGGCGCATCGATCACCAGCAATGGGTCAACCGGGTGCTCGACGCCCAAGGGGCGTTGTGGCGCGCCGATCCGCCCGATCATCCGGTGGTGGCGGCGGGGTCCACCGGGTCGCGCCCGGCCAGCGCCCGCTTGCTCGCCACCATCGCCGGCCTGCCCCACGGCCAGGTGGTGCTGCCCGGCCTGGATTTGCACATGGATGCGCAATCGTGGGAGGCCTTGGACGACAGCCACCCGCAATTCGCCCATAAGCATTTGCTGGAACGCCTGGGGCTGACCCGCCGTCAGGTCTTGCCGCTGACGCCCCAGCCCGACCCGCGCGCCGCCCGTTCTGCCCTGCTGGCCGAGGCGCTGCGCCCCGCCGCCACCTGCGAGGCGTGGCGGCATCTGCGCGACTTCCCCAACGCCCTGGACGGTGTCGCCCTGATCGATGCCCCAGGCCCGCGCGAGGAAGCCGGGGCCATCGCCCTGGCCCTGCGTCAGGCGCTGGAGACCGACACCCAGACCGCCGCCCTGGTCACCCCCGACCGCGACCTCGCCCGCCGCGTCGCCGCCGAGTTGGAACGCTGGGACATCGCCATCGACGATTCCGCCGGCAGGCCGTTGATGCTGACCGAGCCCGGCGCCTTCCTGCGCCTGCTGGCCGAGGCGGTGGCCGACGGCTTCCCTCCCCATGCCACCTTGGCCTTGTGCAAGCATCCCTTGGCCGCCGCCGGGCTGGACCCCATCCGTTTCCGCGCCCTGACCCGGCGGCTGGAAACCAAGGAAATCCTGCGCGGTCCCCGCCCCGCCCCCGGCCTGGGCGGCCTGCGCGCCGCCTGCGCTGGTGATGCCCGGCTGATCGGCTGGCTGGATGCGCTGGAAAGCGCCCTGGCTCCGTTCATCACCCTGATGGCCGCCGAATCCGCGCCCTTGGCCGATCTGCTGCGCGCCCATATGGAAGCCGCCGAGGCCCTGGCCGCCGACCATGCCAATCCCGGCCCGGCCCGGCTGTGGCGGGGCGAGGCGGGGGAGGCCCTGGCCCGCTTCGCCGGCGATCTGGCCGAGGCGCTGGCCACCATCGGCGCCATGTTCACCCCGCTACCGCCACGCTTCTACCCGGCCTTGTTCGACGAATTGCTGTCGGGCCGGGTGGTCCGCCCCCATTGGGGCCGCCATCCCCGCCTGTTCATCTGGGGACCGATGGAAGCGCGGCTGCAACATGCCGATGTGATGATCCTGGCCGGCCTCAACGAAGGGACTTGGCCGGGCAAGGCCGAGGCCGATCCGTGGATGAGCCGGCCCATGCGCAAGGCCTTCGGCCTGCCGGCGCCCGAGCGGCGGATCGGCCAATCGGCCCATGACTTCGCCCAGGCTTTCGCCGCGCCGCGCGTGTTGCTGTCGCGTTCGTCGCGGTCCGAGGGCGCCCCCACCGTGCCGTCACGCTGGTTGATGCGACTGGATGCGGTGATGGGGGCACGCGGCTTGGCCTTTGCCCATCCGCAATGGGAATGGCTGGCTTGGCACGCCTTGCTCGACCGCGCAGAAACCCGCGCCCGCATCGAACGCCCGGCGCCCAGGCCGCCCATCGAGGCGAGGCCGCGCACCGTCTCGGTCACCGAGGTGGAGACCTGGATGCGCGACCCCTATGGCCTTTACGCCAAGAAGGTGCTGAAGCTGAAGGCACTGCCGGAGATCGACGCCGATCCCGGCGCCGCCGATTACGGGTCGTTGGTGCATGAAGCGGTCGAGCAATTCCTGCTCGCTTATCCCGGCGCCTTGCCCGATGACGCCGAGGCCAAGCTGTTGGCGGTGGGGGAAGCCGTGTTCGCCCAGGCGTTGGAGCGGCCCGGCGTATGGGCGTTCTGGTGGCCGCGCTTTCGCGCCGTCGCCCGCTGGCTGGCGACGCATGAAAAAAAGCGCCGCTCCGAATTGGCGGCCATTCACACCGAGATCAAGGGCTCGCTCGAGATGGAAGGCCCCGCCGGTCCCTTCCTGCTGCACGCCCGCGCCGACCGGGTGGATGTGCTGAAGGACGGCAGCTTGGCCCTGATCGATTACAAGACCGGCCAGCCGCCCAGCCCCAAGGAAGTGGCCGCCGGCTATGCGCCGCAATTACCGCTGGAAGCGGCCATCGCCCACTTCGGCGGCTTCGACGGCATTGCTCCGGCTGCGGTGTCACAGATGCTGTACTGGCGGCTGAAGGGCGGGGCTGAAGGCGGCGAGGAGAAATCAGCCGGCGCCGATCCCAAGCAACTGACTGACGACGCGCTGGAAGGCCTCTACGGCCTGATCGCCGCTTTCGACGATGCCAACACCCCCTATGAGGCCCGCCCCCATCCCGACCGTGCGCCGAAATATTCCGACTACCTGCATCTGGCCCGCGTCAAGGAATGGGCGGTGGCCGGGGAAGAGGAAGGGGAGTGA
- a CDS encoding GxxExxY protein, whose protein sequence is MNIQIDRSCEKLTEGVIGAAFEVANILGHGFLEAVYRKALLHELVLHGFSTQQEVPFQISYKGAAMGCYVADLVVENRVIIELKAVEGLNGHHVGQLLNYLKASKTEVGLLLNFGKPRLEFKRVLR, encoded by the coding sequence ATGAATATCCAGATCGACAGATCTTGCGAGAAATTGACCGAAGGCGTTATCGGCGCAGCCTTTGAGGTCGCCAATATACTTGGCCATGGCTTTCTCGAAGCTGTCTATCGCAAGGCATTGTTGCATGAACTGGTTCTGCACGGATTTTCCACACAACAGGAAGTTCCATTCCAGATCAGCTACAAAGGCGCCGCCATGGGATGTTACGTGGCTGATTTGGTCGTCGAAAATCGTGTCATCATCGAACTGAAGGCGGTTGAAGGATTGAATGGACACCATGTTGGCCAACTCCTGAACTACCTGAAAGCCAGCAAAACTGAAGTTGGTCTACTGTTGAACTTCGGCAAACCCCGCCTCGAATTTAAACGGGTGCTGCGATGA
- a CDS encoding aminoglycoside phosphotransferase family protein: protein MTDRSRALDHFLHQAGWGAAERAVLAGDASFRRYDRLHLNGQPAVLMDAPPPQEDVRPFIRIARQLAHLGYSAPRILAEDVEHGFLLLEDLGDSTYTRQLKAGAPEEHLYALAMDVLADLHGRADAVPAGTPAYDDERLLTEACLLTDWYMPAVLGRDTTPALRDEYRRLWLEVLPVARAIPDTLVLRDFHVDNLMLLDRPGLAACGLLDFQDAVSGPLTYDPMSLLEDARRDIDPDLIARMKARYLARLPALDPDSFAASWAVLAAQRHAKVIGIFTRLCKRDGKPGYLVHIPRVWRLLEQACAHPALAAVKDWLDTHIPAEQRTVPSP from the coding sequence ATGACCGACCGCTCGCGGGCGCTTGACCATTTCCTGCATCAGGCCGGCTGGGGCGCGGCGGAGCGCGCAGTGTTGGCCGGCGACGCCAGCTTCCGCCGCTATGACCGCCTGCATCTGAACGGACAGCCCGCCGTGCTGATGGACGCGCCACCGCCGCAAGAAGACGTGCGCCCGTTCATCCGCATCGCCCGCCAATTAGCGCATTTGGGCTATTCCGCCCCCCGCATCCTGGCCGAGGACGTGGAACACGGTTTCCTGCTGCTGGAGGATCTGGGCGACAGCACCTATACCCGCCAGTTGAAGGCGGGCGCTCCTGAGGAGCATCTGTACGCCCTGGCCATGGATGTGCTGGCCGACCTGCATGGCCGCGCCGATGCGGTCCCCGCCGGCACCCCCGCTTACGATGACGAGCGATTGCTGACCGAGGCCTGCCTGCTGACCGACTGGTACATGCCCGCCGTGCTCGGTCGCGACACCACCCCCGCCCTGCGCGACGAATACCGTCGTCTGTGGCTGGAGGTTCTGCCCGTCGCCCGCGCCATCCCCGACACCTTGGTGTTGCGCGATTTTCACGTCGACAATCTGATGCTGCTGGACCGCCCCGGTCTGGCCGCCTGCGGCTTGCTGGACTTTCAGGACGCGGTCAGCGGCCCGCTGACCTATGATCCCATGAGCCTGCTGGAGGACGCACGCCGCGATATCGACCCCGATCTGATCGCGCGGATGAAGGCGCGTTATCTCGCCCGCCTGCCCGCTCTGGACCCTGACAGCTTCGCCGCGTCGTGGGCGGTGCTGGCGGCGCAGCGCCACGCCAAGGTCATCGGCATCTTCACCCGTCTGTGCAAGCGCGACGGCAAGCCCGGCTATCTGGTCCATATCCCGCGGGTGTGGCGCTTGCTGGAACAAGCCTGCGCCCACCCGGCCCTGGCGGCGGTGAAGGACTGGCTCGATACCCATATCCCAGCGGAACAACGCACGGTGCCATCGCCATGA